The sequence below is a genomic window from Armatimonadota bacterium.
TATATAGCGCCCTGGGCGATCCCAAGGTAGGCAGTTGTAACGCCAGCGGGTAATGCGAGAATCCTTTGGACAAATGTAAAAGCTATACCCACCGCCTGTGTTTGTTATGAGCCCAGTGTATCTTGTGTTAGAGATATAATTCACCCACGGCGCCGGCGTATCTGGCTTAATAATTACAAATTCCTTGCCGTCTTCTGAGAAGTGGCCGTATTTCTCCAGCCCCATGAATTTCCTCCTAAATCAAATACTTGGAAAAGCGTACATCATGGGCGCACTTAAGTCAAGAATGCAGGATTCCTAAGCAACTTCGGCAAATATGTTCTTTGAAATTTAATGAGAGAGGGAATGCGATGAATAAAGCCCAGGAATACTATCAAAAAATATCTGAAATTCTTGCAAAAATTAACGAGACTCAGGCAGAAAAGATTCAGGAAGCGGCTGAGATAGTGACCGACTTGATAGCACGTGATGGCATCCTTTATCTTTTAGGCGGCGGGCACTCTTTGATGGTTGCAGCCGAAGCGTACCACCGCGCTGGAGGCCTTGCGCCGGTTGATATAATTCATGATAAAAGCTTCGGTAGAGCAGAGCGCTGTGAGGGGTATGCAAAGCAACTTTTGGATTGGTATGACCCACCTTCAGGTTCGGTTGTTATTATTATTTCGAATTCTGGGCGGAATGCTCTTGGAATCGAAATGGCACTTGAATGCAAAGCTCGCGGCATTAAGACCATTGCTATTACTTCACTTGCTCACTCCAAATCTGTAACTGCAAGACATCCTTCGGGCAAGCGACTTTTTGAGATTGCTGACATTGTTATAGATAACTGCGGCATTCCTGGCGATGCCATTTTGGAAGTTGAAGGCCTTCCTGGGAGGATTTGTGCGACCTCTACCATTGCAGGTGCAATGATAGTAAATATGATAATGGCCCAGACTGTGGAGAACCTTATTAATCGCGGTATAGAGCCGCCAGTATTTATTAGCGCTAATGTTGAAGGCGGCGATGAGCATAACAAGAGAATTTTTAAAAAATACCAGAGGTTTATTAAGGGGTTGTAAAAGCATTGAGGGGAATAAAAGATACCATGATTGTCTATGCATTTGGCCTATGCGTTATATTGATTTTGTCTCTTTCCACGATAACTTTAGCCTATGATGCCTCGCCATTTGGCATCAATGGCTTAAAATTTGCGCATGCCTGCCATGACCCCAATTTGTGGTCAAATGCGGCTGTCAAAGCAAGAGTAATGAAGGAGGCAGGAATTTACTGGGACCGTTTGGAGATCTGGTGGGCTTCAGTCGAACCAGAGCAGGGGAAGTTTGATTGGAGCTATTATGACAAAGTCGCCAAATTCTATCGCGAGCGTGGCTTAAATGGTATTGTAATTCTTTGCTATTCGTCTGCATGGTCGAGGAA
It includes:
- a CDS encoding SIS domain-containing protein, whose protein sequence is MNKAQEYYQKISEILAKINETQAEKIQEAAEIVTDLIARDGILYLLGGGHSLMVAAEAYHRAGGLAPVDIIHDKSFGRAERCEGYAKQLLDWYDPPSGSVVIIISNSGRNALGIEMALECKARGIKTIAITSLAHSKSVTARHPSGKRLFEIADIVIDNCGIPGDAILEVEGLPGRICATSTIAGAMIVNMIMAQTVENLINRGIEPPVFISANVEGGDEHNKRIFKKYQRFIKGL